One Phoenix dactylifera cultivar Barhee BC4 chromosome 14, palm_55x_up_171113_PBpolish2nd_filt_p, whole genome shotgun sequence DNA window includes the following coding sequences:
- the LOC103701414 gene encoding short-chain dehydrogenase TIC 32, chloroplastic-like isoform X1 yields MGVWNWPWRARSSGFGSSSTAEEVTEGIDASHLTAIVTGATNGIGKETARVLALRGAKVIILSRTMESGMKVKESLLEQNPDANLHVMEMDLSSLSSVDSFARSFDASNKHLNILINNAGIMACPFQLSRDGIELQFAANHLGHFLLTNLLIGKMQATAQETGIQGRIVNVSSIAHKGGDESWLDLDKLNDKSRYKAFGAYCNSKLANILHANELSRRFQEEGSNVMVNSLHPGAIYTNLPRHLNFKVALTLISILAKPFLKTIPQGAATTCYLGLHPSAANITGKYFADCNVAEPSEKAKDGALGKRLWEFSQELLLKQKMEP; encoded by the exons ATGGGAGTCTGGAACTGGCCTTGGAGAGCACGATCATCTGGCTTCGGCTCATCCTCGACTGCTGAAGAGGTTACTGAAGGAATTGATGCCAGCCATCTCACCGCCATCGTCACAG GAGCAACAAATGGCATTGGAAAAGAGACAGCAAGGGTTCTAGCTTTAAGAGGAGCAAAGGTCATTATACTATCCCGAACCATGGAGAGCGGCATGAAGGTAAAAGAGAGCCTCCTTGAACAAAATCCAGATGCGAATCTCCATGTCATGGAGATGGATCTCAGCTCCCTCAGCTCTGTCGACTCCTTTGCTCGTTCCTTCGATGCATCAAACAAACACCTAAACATCCTAAT CAACAATGCAGGCATAATGGCTTGTCCATTTCAACTTTCAAGAGATGGAATAGAGTTGCAGTTTGCTGCAAATCATCTTG GACATTTTTTACTGACAAATCTCCTGATTGGCAAAATGCAAGCCACGGCCCAAGAAACGGGAATACAGGGAAGGATAGTTAATGTCTCATCAATTGCCCACAAAGGTGGCGATGAATCTTGGCTCGATCTTGACAAGCTCAATGACAAGTCAAG GTATAAAGCTTTTGGTGCATATTGTAACTCCAAACTAGCGAACATATTACACGCAAATGAGCTATCGAGGCGTTTCCAG GAAGAAGGATCTAATGTGATGGTCAATTCATTGCACCCAGGAGCCATATACACCAACTTACCTCGCCACCTCAACTTTAAAG TTGCACTTACTCTAATATCTATTCTGGCAAAACCTTTTCTGAAGACCATACCTCAG GGAGCTGCGACTACCTGTTATTTAGGATTACATCCAAGTGCAGCAAACATAACTGGAAAATATTTTGCTGACTGCAATGTGGCAGAACCTTCTGAGAAAGCAAAAGATGGAGCCCTAGGCAAAAGGCTCTGGGAGTTCAGTCAAGAGCTACTTCTAAAGCAAAAGATGGAGCCCTAG
- the LOC103701331 gene encoding short-chain dehydrogenase TIC 32, chloroplastic-like, protein MGFWNWPWRARSPSGFSSSSTAEEVTEGIDASHLTAVVTGATNGIGKETARVLALRGAKVIIPSRTMESGMKVKESLLEQNPDAKLHVMEMDLSSLSSVDSFARSFNASNKRLNILINNAGIMACPFQLSRDGIELQFATNHLGHFLLTNLLLEKMKATAKETGIQGKIINVSSTAHKRSDGSWFDLDKINDSSRYKPFAAYSHSKLANILHANELSRRLQEEGSKVMANSLHPGLIITNIGRYLNINVVVLSLAALAKPFLKSVPQGAATSCYLALHPNATDITGKYFVDCNEATPSLKARDQALGKRLWEFSEELLKRRSRQP, encoded by the exons ATGGGCTTCTGGAACTGGCCTTGGAGAGCAAGATCACCATCTGGCTTCAGTTCATCCTCGACTGCCGAAGAGGTCACTGAAGGGATTGATGCCAGCCATCTTACAGCAGTCGTCACAG GAGCAACAAATGGCATTGGAAAAGAGACAGCAAGGGTTCTAGCTTTAAGAGGGGCAAAGGTCATTATACCATCCCGAACCATGGAGAGTGGCATGAAGGTAAAAGAGAGCCTCCTTGAACAAAATCCAGATGCAAAGCTCCATGTCATGGAGATGGATCTCAGCTCCCTCAGCTCTGTCGACTCCTTTGCTCGTTCCTTCAATGCATCAAACAAACGCCTAAACATCCTAAT CAACAATGCAGGCATAATGGCTTGTCCATTTCAATTGTCAAGAGACGGAATAGAGTTGCAATTTGCTACAAATCACCTTG GACATTTTTTACTGACAAATCTCTTACTCGAAAAGATGAAAGCCACAGCCAAGGAAACAGGAATACAGGGAAAGATAATCAATGTCTCATCAACTGCACACAAAAGAAGTGATGGATCTTGGTTTGATCTTGATAAGATCAATGACAGTTCAAG GTATAAACCTTTTGCCGCATATTCACACTCAAAACTAGCAAATATACTGCACGCAAATGAGTTATCTAGGCGTTTGCAG GAAGAGGGATCTAAAGTAATGGCCAACTCTTTGCACCCAGGATTGATAATCACCAACATAGGTCGCTACTTAAACATAAATG TTGTGGTACTTTCACTTGCTGCTCTAGCAAAACCTTTTCTAAAGAGCGTTCCCCAG GGGGCTGCAACTAGCTGTTATTTAGCATTACATCCAAATGCAACAGATATAACTGGAAAATATTTTGTTGACTGCAATGAGGCAACACCTTCTCTGAAGGCAAGGGATCAAGCTCTGGGCAAAAGGCTCTGGGAGTTCAGTGAAGAGCTTCTTAAGAGAAGAAGCAGGCAACCGTAA
- the LOC103701334 gene encoding protein FAR1-RELATED SEQUENCE 5-like isoform X2 has product MAELAERNPPSEDADDTSWVPRVDMEFKSDEAAYQFYNNYAKVVGFSVRKAWINRRASGVIISRTYVCYKEGYQGNRKDESEVKKPRQNERTGCLAHLTIKITANGTYRVSEFHPMHNHELVAPANILKSHRVAKRARAVIANAASQKAMMECLVRQAGGYRQVAFVSVQDAADKSWAPKVDMEFENDEKAYQFYNDYAKRIGFDVRKAWVNRRSSGVIISRTYVCYKEGYYGNKKDENQVEKHRIRPNERTGCLARMVIKLAKNGRYRVTEFQPMHNHEFVTARTAHTLKSHRAANKIRNAEVNSVDDSCASPKAIHDHVSGQDASCPHLTVLSMQHKNYLPTKHKDALKPGDVGAMLEYMQERQVNDPSFYYAIQLDKEDRVTNVFWTDGKSVVDFYYFGDAVCFDTTYKTNSCSRPFTLFYGVNHHKQTVIFGAALIYDETKESFMWLFETFKTAMYGKQPQVILTDQNPLIRNAINLVWPATTHRVCVWHMYQNASKYLGQVFQGSRTFAYDFSRCLFDCEEEEEFVSAWGKMLEKYDLKDNEWLKMLFEDRKKWAVAYGRETFCADMKSTQRLNSISGTLKENLSPERDLLQFLKHFERMLDEQWDAELQADCHATSSTTIIAPSRMLKQAASVYTPAMFEMFQREFEMSMDCMVHNSGAVETIYEYKVISEDNPKVHLGSACRMFSGLMTAKLAFGPLEH; this is encoded by the exons ATGGCAGAATTGGCAGAGCGTAACCCTCCGTCAGAGGATGCTGATGATACGAGCTGGGTGCCGAGAGTAGATATGGAATTCAAGAGTGATGAGGCGGCCTACCAATTCTATAATAATTATGCTAAAGTAGTGGGATTCAGTGTTCGGAAAGCTTGGATTAATCGAAGAGCCTCAGGAGTCATCATATCGAGGACGTATGTTTGTTATAAAGAAGGTTACCAGGGGAACAGGAAAGATGAGAGTGAGGTGAAGAAACCTCGGCAGAATGAGAGAACCGGTTGCCTTGCACATTTGACGATCAAAATTACAGCAAATGGTACATATAGGGTGAGCGAGTTCCACCCCATGCACAACCATGAGCTTGTCGCACCTGCGAACATCTTGAAGTCGCATAGAGTTGCAAAGAGGGCTCGAGCTGTCATAGCGAATGCGGCATCGCAGAAGGCTATGATGGAGTGTTTGGTCCGGCAAGCTGGGGGCTATCGGCAGGTCGCTTTTGTTTCTGTGCAAGATGCTGCTGATAAAAGTTGGGCTCCAAAAGTCGATATGGAGTTTGAGAACGATGAAAAGGCCTATCAGTTCTACAATGACTATGCTAAAAGGATAGGATTCGATGTCCGAAAGGCATGGGTGAACCGAAGATCTTCTGGTGTTATTATATCAAGGACCTACGTATGCTACAAAGAAGGCTACTATGGGAATAAGAAAGATGAGAATCAGGTGGAGAAACATCGTATTCGGCCAAATGAGAGGACCGGTTGCCTTGCCAGAATGGTCATTAAACTCGCGAAGAATGGTAGATATCGCGTGACTGAATTTCAGCCAATGCACAACCATGAGTTTGTAACAGCGAGAACAGCACACACTTTAAAATCACATAGAGCTGCTAATAAGATTCGAAATGCTGAAGTGAATTCTGTGGATGATTCTTGTGCATCACCGAAAGCTATCCATGATCATGTGAGTGGACAAGATGCATCTTGTCCACATCTCACTGTTCTTTCTATGcagcataaaaattatttaccTACAAAGCATAAGGATGCTCTCAAGCCAGGAGATGTGGGTGCAATGCTGGAGTACATGCAAGAAAGGCAAGTCAATGACCCTTCATTTTATTATGCGATACAACTTGATAAAGAAGACCGAGTTACAAATGTTTTTTGGACTGATGGAAAGTCTGTGGTTGACTTTTATTACTTTGGTGATGCAGTCTGCTTTGATACAACATACAAAACTAATAGTTGTTCTAGGCCCTTCACACTCTTTTATGGAGTGAATCATCATAAACAAACTGTCATCTTTGGTGCTGCATTGATATATGATGAAACTAAAGAATCTTTCATGTGGTTGTTTGAGACCTTTAAGACTGCAATGTATGGCAAGCAACCGCAGGTTATTCTAACAGATCAAAATCCTTTAATTAGGAATGCTATCAATTTGGTGTGGCCAGCTACGACTCACCGTGTTTGTGTGTGGCACATGTATCAGAATGCATCCAAGTACTTAGGCCAAGTCTTTCAAGGTTCCAGAACTTTTGCATATGATTTCAGCAGATGTCTCTTTGAttgtgaagaggaagaagagtttGTGTCAGCATGGGGAAAAATGTTAGAAAAGTACGATCTCAAAGACAATGAATGGTTGAAAATGTTATTTGAGGATAGGAAAAAATGGGCTGTGGCATATGGACGTGAGACATTTTGTGCAGACATGAAAAGCACACAACGTTTGAACAGCATAAGTGGCACGTTAAAGGAGAACTTGAGCCCGGAACGAGATCTATTGCAGTTTCTTAAGCATTTTGAAAGAATGCTGGATGAGCAATGGGATGCAGAATTACAGGCTGATTGTCATGCCACATCGAGTACAACAATTATAGCTCCTTCTCGGATGTTGAAGCAAGCAGCCAGTGTATATACACCTGCAATGTTTGAAATGTTTCAAAGGGAATTTGAAATGTCAATGGATTGTATGGTACACAATTCTGGTGCAGTTGAGACAATCTACGAGTATAAGGTTATTAGTGAGGATAACCCTAAAGTGCACTTG GGCTCTGCTTGCCGCATGTTCTCTGGACTTATGACAGCAAAGCTTGCTTTTGGACCACTGGAGCATTGA
- the LOC103701334 gene encoding protein FAR1-RELATED SEQUENCE 5-like isoform X1, with product MAELAERNPPSEDADDTSWVPRVDMEFKSDEAAYQFYNNYAKVVGFSVRKAWINRRASGVIISRTYVCYKEGYQGNRKDESEVKKPRQNERTGCLAHLTIKITANGTYRVSEFHPMHNHELVAPANILKSHRVAKRARAVIANAASQKAMMECLVRQAGGYRQVAFVSVQDAADKSWAPKVDMEFENDEKAYQFYNDYAKRIGFDVRKAWVNRRSSGVIISRTYVCYKEGYYGNKKDENQVEKHRIRPNERTGCLARMVIKLAKNGRYRVTEFQPMHNHEFVTARTAHTLKSHRAANKIRNAEVNSVDDSCASPKAIHDHVSGQDASCPHLTVLSMQHKNYLPTKHKDALKPGDVGAMLEYMQERQVNDPSFYYAIQLDKEDRVTNVFWTDGKSVVDFYYFGDAVCFDTTYKTNSCSRPFTLFYGVNHHKQTVIFGAALIYDETKESFMWLFETFKTAMYGKQPQVILTDQNPLIRNAINLVWPATTHRVCVWHMYQNASKYLGQVFQGSRTFAYDFSRCLFDCEEEEEFVSAWGKMLEKYDLKDNEWLKMLFEDRKKWAVAYGRETFCADMKSTQRLNSISGTLKENLSPERDLLQFLKHFERMLDEQWDAELQADCHATSSTTIIAPSRMLKQAASVYTPAMFEMFQREFEMSMDCMVHNSGAVETIYEYKVISEDNPKVHLVRFDSLNGTLVCSCKMFEFVGIQCRHVLKALDIINIKELPPQYYLKRWRKDAKVGSLRDNLGLATDIDPSSSKATRLSSLCRIISIVAARAAETVEGYTFVQNQSDQLFDHVYQILQARPPEELQIS from the coding sequence ATGGCAGAATTGGCAGAGCGTAACCCTCCGTCAGAGGATGCTGATGATACGAGCTGGGTGCCGAGAGTAGATATGGAATTCAAGAGTGATGAGGCGGCCTACCAATTCTATAATAATTATGCTAAAGTAGTGGGATTCAGTGTTCGGAAAGCTTGGATTAATCGAAGAGCCTCAGGAGTCATCATATCGAGGACGTATGTTTGTTATAAAGAAGGTTACCAGGGGAACAGGAAAGATGAGAGTGAGGTGAAGAAACCTCGGCAGAATGAGAGAACCGGTTGCCTTGCACATTTGACGATCAAAATTACAGCAAATGGTACATATAGGGTGAGCGAGTTCCACCCCATGCACAACCATGAGCTTGTCGCACCTGCGAACATCTTGAAGTCGCATAGAGTTGCAAAGAGGGCTCGAGCTGTCATAGCGAATGCGGCATCGCAGAAGGCTATGATGGAGTGTTTGGTCCGGCAAGCTGGGGGCTATCGGCAGGTCGCTTTTGTTTCTGTGCAAGATGCTGCTGATAAAAGTTGGGCTCCAAAAGTCGATATGGAGTTTGAGAACGATGAAAAGGCCTATCAGTTCTACAATGACTATGCTAAAAGGATAGGATTCGATGTCCGAAAGGCATGGGTGAACCGAAGATCTTCTGGTGTTATTATATCAAGGACCTACGTATGCTACAAAGAAGGCTACTATGGGAATAAGAAAGATGAGAATCAGGTGGAGAAACATCGTATTCGGCCAAATGAGAGGACCGGTTGCCTTGCCAGAATGGTCATTAAACTCGCGAAGAATGGTAGATATCGCGTGACTGAATTTCAGCCAATGCACAACCATGAGTTTGTAACAGCGAGAACAGCACACACTTTAAAATCACATAGAGCTGCTAATAAGATTCGAAATGCTGAAGTGAATTCTGTGGATGATTCTTGTGCATCACCGAAAGCTATCCATGATCATGTGAGTGGACAAGATGCATCTTGTCCACATCTCACTGTTCTTTCTATGcagcataaaaattatttaccTACAAAGCATAAGGATGCTCTCAAGCCAGGAGATGTGGGTGCAATGCTGGAGTACATGCAAGAAAGGCAAGTCAATGACCCTTCATTTTATTATGCGATACAACTTGATAAAGAAGACCGAGTTACAAATGTTTTTTGGACTGATGGAAAGTCTGTGGTTGACTTTTATTACTTTGGTGATGCAGTCTGCTTTGATACAACATACAAAACTAATAGTTGTTCTAGGCCCTTCACACTCTTTTATGGAGTGAATCATCATAAACAAACTGTCATCTTTGGTGCTGCATTGATATATGATGAAACTAAAGAATCTTTCATGTGGTTGTTTGAGACCTTTAAGACTGCAATGTATGGCAAGCAACCGCAGGTTATTCTAACAGATCAAAATCCTTTAATTAGGAATGCTATCAATTTGGTGTGGCCAGCTACGACTCACCGTGTTTGTGTGTGGCACATGTATCAGAATGCATCCAAGTACTTAGGCCAAGTCTTTCAAGGTTCCAGAACTTTTGCATATGATTTCAGCAGATGTCTCTTTGAttgtgaagaggaagaagagtttGTGTCAGCATGGGGAAAAATGTTAGAAAAGTACGATCTCAAAGACAATGAATGGTTGAAAATGTTATTTGAGGATAGGAAAAAATGGGCTGTGGCATATGGACGTGAGACATTTTGTGCAGACATGAAAAGCACACAACGTTTGAACAGCATAAGTGGCACGTTAAAGGAGAACTTGAGCCCGGAACGAGATCTATTGCAGTTTCTTAAGCATTTTGAAAGAATGCTGGATGAGCAATGGGATGCAGAATTACAGGCTGATTGTCATGCCACATCGAGTACAACAATTATAGCTCCTTCTCGGATGTTGAAGCAAGCAGCCAGTGTATATACACCTGCAATGTTTGAAATGTTTCAAAGGGAATTTGAAATGTCAATGGATTGTATGGTACACAATTCTGGTGCAGTTGAGACAATCTACGAGTATAAGGTTATTAGTGAGGATAACCCTAAAGTGCACTTGGTAAGATTTGACTCTTTAAATGGTACGCTGGTTTGCAGTTGCAAAATGTTTGAGTTTGTTGGTATTCAATGTCGTCATGTGttgaaagcacttgatattataaatattaaagagCTCCCACCACAGTACTATTTAAAAAGGTGGAGAAAGGATGCTAAGGTTGGGTCCTTAAGGGACAACCTGGGGCTTGCAACTGACATTGACCCTTCATCATCTAAAGCAACGCGTCTTAGCTCTCTCTGTCGCATTATCAGTATAGTTGCAGCAAGAGCTGCAGAGACTGTTGAGGGATATACATTCGTTCAAAACCAGTCAGATCAACTTTTTGATCATGTGTACCAAATTCTACAAGCAAGACCTCCTGAGGAACTTCAGATTAGTTAG
- the LOC103701413 gene encoding zinc-finger homeodomain protein 2-like encodes MDLSVVPYGETGRSKGDVGGEPRAALELFAPAAGGGGGGGKYRECLRNHAAAIGGQAFDGCMEFMPGGEEGTLEALKCAACGCHRNFHRRGGFSSSDPRRPLLLKAAPLPPAFLPPPLHPMPLPFHAIHPPPPPPPPPQPPAYQVDRSRVGSETPPRREEPLPPAEGPRGSGRKRFRTKFTQEQKEKMQAFAEKLGWRIQKHDDVALEEFCVEVGVKRHVLKVWMHNNKNHLSSSSATSATSAAAPNPDATSGPPIRV; translated from the coding sequence ATGGATTTAAGCGTGGTGCCATACGGCGAGACGGGGAGAAGTAAAGGGGATGTGGGCGGAGAGCCGAGGGCGGCGTTGGAGCTCTTCGCCCCTGCGGCCGGCGGAGGCGGTGGTGGAGGGAAGTATAGGGAATGTTTGAGGAACCATGCGGCGGCGATCGGCGGGCAGGCGTTTGACGGGTGCATGGAGTTCATGCCGGGAGGTGAGGAAGGGACACTTGAGGCGCTGAAATGCGCGGCCTGCGGCTGCCACCGGAACTTCCACCGCCGAGGTGGCTTCTCCTCCAGCGATCCCCGCCGCCCGCTCCTCCTCAAGGCGGCTCCGCTGCCGCCGGCGTTCCTGCCCCCACCGCTGCACCCGATGCCTTTGCCCTTCCACGCGATCCACCCtcctccaccgccgccgcctccgccgcagCCCCCGGCGTATCAGGTGGATCGGAGCAGAGTCGGGTCGGAGACGCCACCGAGGCGTGAGGAGCCGCTGCCGCCGGCGGAGGGGCCGCGCGGGAGCGGCCGGAAGCGGTTCCGAACCAAATTCACCCAAGAACAGAAGGAGAAGATGCAAGCGTTCGCGGAGAAGCTGGGGTGGCGGATCCAGAAGCACGACGACGTCGCGCTCGAGGAGTTCTGCGTCGAGGTCGGCGTCAAGCGTCACGTGCTCAAGGTATGGATGCACAACAACAAGAACCACctatcctcctcctccgccacctccgCCACCTCCGCCGCCGCTCCCAACCCCGACGCCACCTCCGGCCCTCCCATCCGCGTCTAG
- the LOC103701414 gene encoding short-chain dehydrogenase TIC 32, chloroplastic-like isoform X2 gives MGVWNWPWRARSSGFGSSSTAEEVTEGIDASHLTAIVTGATNGIGKETARVLALRGAKVIILSRTMESGMKVKESLLEQNPDANLHVMEMDLSSLSSVDSFARSFDASNKHLNILINNAGIMACPFQLSRDGIELQFAANHLATAQETGIQGRIVNVSSIAHKGGDESWLDLDKLNDKSRYKAFGAYCNSKLANILHANELSRRFQEEGSNVMVNSLHPGAIYTNLPRHLNFKVALTLISILAKPFLKTIPQGAATTCYLGLHPSAANITGKYFADCNVAEPSEKAKDGALGKRLWEFSQELLLKQKMEP, from the exons ATGGGAGTCTGGAACTGGCCTTGGAGAGCACGATCATCTGGCTTCGGCTCATCCTCGACTGCTGAAGAGGTTACTGAAGGAATTGATGCCAGCCATCTCACCGCCATCGTCACAG GAGCAACAAATGGCATTGGAAAAGAGACAGCAAGGGTTCTAGCTTTAAGAGGAGCAAAGGTCATTATACTATCCCGAACCATGGAGAGCGGCATGAAGGTAAAAGAGAGCCTCCTTGAACAAAATCCAGATGCGAATCTCCATGTCATGGAGATGGATCTCAGCTCCCTCAGCTCTGTCGACTCCTTTGCTCGTTCCTTCGATGCATCAAACAAACACCTAAACATCCTAAT CAACAATGCAGGCATAATGGCTTGTCCATTTCAACTTTCAAGAGATGGAATAGAGTTGCAGTTTGCTGCAAATCATCTTG CCACGGCCCAAGAAACGGGAATACAGGGAAGGATAGTTAATGTCTCATCAATTGCCCACAAAGGTGGCGATGAATCTTGGCTCGATCTTGACAAGCTCAATGACAAGTCAAG GTATAAAGCTTTTGGTGCATATTGTAACTCCAAACTAGCGAACATATTACACGCAAATGAGCTATCGAGGCGTTTCCAG GAAGAAGGATCTAATGTGATGGTCAATTCATTGCACCCAGGAGCCATATACACCAACTTACCTCGCCACCTCAACTTTAAAG TTGCACTTACTCTAATATCTATTCTGGCAAAACCTTTTCTGAAGACCATACCTCAG GGAGCTGCGACTACCTGTTATTTAGGATTACATCCAAGTGCAGCAAACATAACTGGAAAATATTTTGCTGACTGCAATGTGGCAGAACCTTCTGAGAAAGCAAAAGATGGAGCCCTAGGCAAAAGGCTCTGGGAGTTCAGTCAAGAGCTACTTCTAAAGCAAAAGATGGAGCCCTAG
- the LOC103701333 gene encoding protein FAR1-RELATED SEQUENCE 5-like, producing MSELVEQPVSSVGNSSDESWVPKIDMVFESDEKAYRFYCLYGKEVGFGVRKHLVKRRSSGLVYSRVFSCYKEGFSRTAKQGKRPRPDARTGCQAHMTVRIMNDGRFRVSEFEPKHNHELAVNVLTAMPDVAVDSGTVPNDAHKNVGKQVIVRPSLRNYIPSKSLNATKLGGMGAVMRYVQQGIPESRADSPSFCHPMGGAAVNESWVPKIGMEFEDDEAAYQFYINYATGIGFSVRKHLVKRRASGVIYSRMYVCHKEGFRRKHNEQHGRCPKPYERTGCLASMTIKITKNGRYCVTEFEPKHNHALVIPSKAHLFRWRWRRGLIATQVDLIDLAEELKAAPEPSKEQMDEQDKSCQIPAFLSSGYKNYIPSKRMNAMKLGDAGAVMQYVHEKQVADPSFYYALQLDLDDRVTNIFWADAKSMVDFEHFGDALCFDTTYKTSNYGRPFSQFIGVNHHKQAIIFGAAFLYDETEESFKWLFETFKTAMSGKQPKVILTDRSVAMSNAIAAAWPGTTHRLCVWHMYNNATKHLNFVFQGSVTFTRDFSKCLYDYEDEEEFLLGWKTMLENYDLHSNAWLAQLYEDREKWALAYGRQIFCADMKTALIKESMNNMLKELLDAERDLSDFFRHYDEMVFERRQAELQADIHAHQNIQMMLSSRMLRQAANAYTPEVFKIFQREFELSMDCLVYGCGQVGTTFEFKVTVEDNPKRYTVRYDSSNGMVMCSCKKFEFVGIQCRHVLKTLDIINIKELPPGYILKRWRKDAKVVNRRANHEVAVDGGTKSTRAKRYSSLCCIFNKIAVRAAETVESYTFIESLSDQLMDQVYKILQTKPPQGLEAG from the coding sequence ATGTCGGAACTGGTAGAGCAGCCGGTTTCTTCTGTTGGGAATTCCTCTGACGAGAGCTGGGTCCCGAAGATCGATATGGTGTTCGAGAGTGATGAGAAGGCCTATCGGTTCTACTGTCTTTATGGGAAGGAAGTGGGGTTTGGGGTCAGGAAGCATTTGGTGAAACGAAGGTCCTCCGGGCTTGTGTACTCGAGGGTGTTCTCCTGCTACAAAGAAGGGTTCTCCCGAACTGCCAAGCAGGGGAAGAGGCCACGGCCGGATGCAAGAACTGGATGTCAAGCACACATGACAGTGAGAATCATGAATGATGGTAGATTTCGGGTCAGTGAATTCGAGCCGAAGCATAACCATGAGCTCGCAGTGAATGTTCTAACTGCTATGCCTGATGTGGCGGTTGATTCAGGAACAGTGCCAAACGATGCCCATAAAAATGTTGGTAAACAGGTTATAGTTCGGCCAAGTCTTAGGAATTATATACCATCGAAGTCTTTGAATGCTACGAAGCTGGGTGGTATGGGAGCTGTGATGAGATATGTGCAGCAGGGTATACCGGAGAGTCGAGCTGATAGCCCTTCTTTCTGTCATCCCATGGGTGGTGCAGCTGTGAACGAGAGTTGGGTGCCAAAAATCGGTATGGAGTTTGAGGATGATGAGGCGGCCTACCAGTTCTACATCAACTATGCTACAGGAATTGGATTCAGTGTTCGGAAACATCTTGTGAAACGAAGAGCCTCAGGCGTTATATATTCGAGGATGTATGTTTGCCATAAGGAGGGTTTTCGTAGAAAGCATAATGAGCAGCATGGGAGATGTCCCAAGCCATATGAGAGAACCGGTTGCCTTGCATCAATGACAATCAAGATTACAAAGAATGGTCGATATTGTGTGACTGAGTTTGAGCCAAAGCATAACCATGCCCTTGTAATCCCGTCAAAAGCTCACTTGTTTAGGTGGCGATGGCGAAGAGGGTTGATTGCCACTCAGGTTGATCTAATCGATTTGGCAGAAGAGTTGAAGGCAGCACCAGAGCCTAGTAAAGAACAGATGGATGAACAAGACAAAAGTTGTCAAATTCCCGCTTTTCTTTCTTCAggttataaaaattatataccATCAAAGCGAATGAATGCTATGAAGCTGGGAGATGCAGGAGCTGTGATGCAATATGTACATGAAAAACAGGTTGCAGACCCGTCCTTCTACTATGCATTGCAGCTGGATCTTGATGACCGAGTAACAAACATTTTCTGGGCAGATGCCAAGTCTATGGTGGACTTTGAACACTTTGGTGATGCACTATGCTTTGACACGACATATAAAACAAGCAACTATGGCAGGCCATTCTCCCAATTCATAGGTGTGAATCATCATAAACAAGCCATTATCTTTGGTGCAGCTTTTCTGTATGACGAAACTGAAGAATCTTTCAAGTGGTTGTTTGAAACATTCAAGACAGCAATGTCTGGAAAGCAACCGAAGGTAATTCTGACAGATCGATCTGTGGCAATGAGCAATGCAATAGCTGCAGCGTGGCCAGGTACAACTCATCGCCTTTGTGTGTGGCACATGTATAATAATGCTACAAAACACCTAAATTTTGTCTTTCAAGGTTCTGTAACTTTCACAAGAGATTTCAGCAAATGTCTTTATGACTATGAGGATGAAGAGGAGTTCCTATTGGGATGGAAAACAATGTTAGAAAATTATGATCTCCATAGCAATGCGTGGTTAGCTCAGCTATATGAAGATAGGGAAAAATGGGCTCTGGCATATGGACGACAGATATTTTGTGCAGACATGAAGACAGCACTAATTAAAGAGAGCATGAACAATATGCTGAAAGAACTCTTGGACGCTGAACGAGATCTCTCAGACTTCTTCAGGCATTATGATGAAATGGTTTTTGAGAGACGACAAGCAGAATTGCAAGCTGATATTCATGCACATCAAAATATTCAAATGATGCTATCTTCACGGATGTTGAGGCAGGCTGCAAATGCATACACACCGGAAGTATTTAAAATATTCCAAAGGGAATTCGAACTGTCCATGGACTGTCTGGTGTATGGTTGTGGTCAGGTTGGAACTACATTTGAGTTTAAGGTTACTGTTGAGGATAACCCAAAACGATATACTGTAAGATATGACTCATCAAATGGTATGGTTATGTGCAGCTGTAAGAAATTTGAGTTTGTTGGGATTCAGTGTCGTCATGTACTGAAAACACTAGATATTATAAACATTAAAGAGCTCCCGCCAGGATACATATTGAAGAGGTGGAGAAAAGATGCCAAGGTTGTGAACCGAAGAGCTAATCATGAAGTTGCAGTTGATGGTGGCACCAAGTCAACTCGTGCAAAGCGTTATAGCTCTTTGTGTTGCATTTTCAATAAGATTGCGGTAAGAGCTGCAGAAACTGTGGAGTCATACACATTTATTGAGAGCTTGTCAGACCAGCTTATGGACCAAGTATACAAAATACTGCAAACAAAACCACCTCAAGGACTTGAAGCTGGTTAG